The window GACACCGGCGTCGCCGGCCCCGCCGGACGCATACTCCGAGGGTGTACCCCGCCGGGGAGGCGGGGACACGGCCACGACGTGCGAAAACGTCACCTCCACCGGCCGATCTCGACGTTCTCCAGCACACCGAGCGCATCGGGCACCAGCACGGCGGCCGAGTAGTAGGCCGTCACCAGGTACTTGATGATGGCCTGCTCGTTGATGCCCATGAACCGGACGGACAGGCTCGGCTCGATCTCGTCCGGGATGCCGGACTGCCGCAGGCCGATGACGCCCTGCTCCGCCTCGCCGGTACGCATGGCGATGATGGAGGTCGTCCGGGCCTCGCTGATCGGGATCTTGTTGCACGGGTAGATCGGCACACCGCGCCAGGTCGGGATGCGGTTGCCGGCCATGTCGACGGTCTCCGGGACCAGGCCCCGCTTGTTCAGCTCGCGTCCGATCGCGGCGATCGCCCGCGGGTGGGCCAGGAGCAGCTTGGTGCCCCGGCGCCGGCTGAGCAGCTCGTCCAGGTCGTCCGGGCTGGGTACGCCGTCGTGCGGCTGGATCCGCTGGTCGTACTCGCAGTTGTTGAGGAGGCCGAACTCCCGGTTGTTGACGAGTTCGTGCTCCTGGCGCTCCTTGAGCGCCTCGACCGTGAGCCGCAACTGCTGCTCGGTCTGGTTCATCGGCTGGTTGTACAGGTCCGCCACGCGCGAGTGGATGCGCAGCACGGTCTGGGCGATGCTCAGCTCGTACTCGCGGGGCCGTGACTCGTAGTCGACGAAGGTGTGCGGGATGTCTGGCTCGCCGGCGTGGCCGGCCGCCAGCTCGACCTCCTTCTCGCCGTACTTGTTGGTGCGCTGCGAGGGGATCGCACGGACCTCCTCCAGGTGCGCGCGCAGCGAGTCGGAGCGCTCGGCCACCTGCTCGAAGTCCTGGCGGCTGAGGATCAGCACGGTGGTCGCGGTGTCCGCGCGGGCGGTGAACTCCCAGATGGCGTCCGGGTCGACCAGCGCCTGCTCGCCGAAGTAGGCGCCGTCGGCCAGGACTCCGAGGACGGCGTCGTCGCCGTACGGGCCGGTGCCGACCTTCTCCACCCTGCCGTGGGCGAGCAGATACACCTCGTCGGTCTGGTTGCCGAAGTCGGCGATCACCTCGCCGGGGGCGAAGTCGCGCTGGCGGCAGCGCCGGGCGAGCTCCGTCAGCACCTCCTCGTCCTCGTACGACCGCAGGGCCGGCAGCTCGCCGAGCTCGGCCGGGATGACCTCGACCTGGTCCCCGGTCTTCACGAAGGTGATGCGGCCGTCGCCGACGGCGTAGGTCAGGCGCCTGTTCACCCGGTACGTGCCGCCCTGGACGTCCACCCAGGGGAGCGTGCGCAGCAGCCAGCGGGAGCTGATCTCCTGCATCTGCGGGACGGACTTGGTGGTGGTGGCCAGGTTCCGCGCGGCCGCCGTCCCGAGGGACTGCTGCGGCTTGCCCTGATCCGTGCGGACCTCTTCGCCTACCGACATAAGGAAATGCCCTCTCATGTTTGCCCGGTACCGACTCGCACACCGGTCTCGCACACAGGGTTCCATCACGGAGCGCGCTCGCACCATTACCCGAAAGAGCGGGAATGGATCATCGCACTACTGGGCAGAAAGAGGGATCTTGCCCACTGGCACCCGCGATGCCCGGCCTGTCCGGATCGGCTCGCACGGTGTGCGAACGATGTCGTCCGTGACGTCCGTTTTCGGTAGAAGCATGCAGACGAGAGAGCCGCCGTCGGCGGCCACCGGGCACGGCACGAAGGAGGGGGCCATGGCCCCACCCATGTCCGCGAGCGGATTTCTGGACGCGCTCAGGGCGGAGGGCGTCACGGTCGTCGAGGTCGGCGACTGGAAACACCACAACCGCAACCACAAGGGCCCCTGGGGTCCCGTCCACGGCGTGATGATCCACCACACGGTGACCCGCGGAAGCGCGCACACGGTGGAGGTCTGCCGCAAGGGTCACCCGGCACTGCCGGGTCCGCTGTGCCACGGCGTGATCACCAAGGACGGCACGGTCCACCTGGTCGGCTACGGCCGCGCCAATCACGCCGGCCTCGGCGACGACGAGGTGCTGCGCGCGGTCATCGCCGAGAAGGGGCTGCCGCCGGACAACGAGGCGAACACGGACGGCAACCGGCACTTCTACGGCTTCGAGTGCGAGAACCTGGGCGACGGCGAGGACCCCTGGCCCGAGGCCCAGTTGGACGCGATCGAACGGGTCTCGGCCGCGCTGTGCCGCCGCCACGGCTGGACGGAGCGGTCCGTGATCGGCCACCGGGAATGGCAGCCGGGCAAGGTCGACCCGCGGGGCTTCGCGATGACATGGCTCCGGGAACGGATCAGAGAGCGCCTGAAGGACTGACGCCCACCACCCGGGGGCGGCGCCGCCACCCGAAGGACGGCGCCGCAGCACGGACCGGCACGGCAGCTCACGGAGCCCCGCGCCCCGGCACACAGCCGCCGCCGACGGACCCGGAGTGCCGGGGCGCACCCGGCGGTGCCGTTCCGTGGGGTCGGGGGAGAATGGGGGGCGTGACCAGCCCCGATGTGCTCGCCCCCCGGCTTCCCTCGCCGCTTCACGAAGTGCGGGACGAGCGGTTCGGGCGGCGTGGGCTGCGGCTGCTGCTCAAGCGCGACGACCTGATCCACCCGGAGCTCATCGGCAACAAGTGGCGCAAACTCGTGCCGAACGTCGAGGCGGCCGGCGGGCGGGCCCTGGTCACCTTCGGCGGGGCCTGGTCCAACCATCTGCGGGCCACCGCCGCCGCGGGCCGCCTCCTCGGCTTCCCCACCGTCGGCGTGGTCCGCGGCCACGAGCTGGCCGACCGGCCGCTCAACCCGTCCCTGACCCGATGCGCGGCCGACGGCATGCGGCTGCATTTCGTCGACAGATCGACATACCGGCACAAGTCCGAGCCGGACACCCTGGCCGCGATCCTCGCGGCGGCCGGTGCGCGGGAGGCGTACGTCGTCCCCGAGGGCGGCAGCAACGCCGAGGCCGTACACGGCTGCCGGGCCCTCGGGGTGGAACTGCGCGGCTCGGCCGAGGTCGTGGCCGTGGCCTGCGGCACCGGCGGCACGCTCGCCGGTCTCGCCGCGGGACTCGCCCCCGGACAGCGCGCCCTCGGGATCCCGGTCCTGCGCGGCGGCTTCCTGGAGGCCGACGTCCAGGCCTTGCAGGAACGTGCCTTCGGCGCCCGTACCGGCTCCTGGTCGGTGGACGACCGCTTCCACTGCGGCGGTTACGCCCGCACGACCCCGGAACTCGAGGCGTTCGCACAGGACTTCGAAGACCGCCACGGACTGCCCGTGGAACGTCTCTATGTCGCCAAAATGCTGTACGGTCTCACGACCCTGGCCGCGGAGGGCGCGTTCGCGCGCGGTACGGCCCTCGCCGCGGTCGTCACGGGCCGCCCCTCCGCCTGAACGCGCCGCACGACGGGCCCGCGCCGCGCCTAGCCCGCCTCCCGGTACGCGGCCGCCTCCTCCAGGTCGAGCCTGCGCAGGAGTGCGCGCAGCATCTCGTCGTCGATGTAGCGGAGGTCGCGGAGCCGGACGAACACCTCGCGTTCCGCGCTGATCATCTCGCGGGACAGCCGGCGGTAGGTGTCGTCCACGGACTCGCCGGTGACCGGGTTGGTCTGGCCGAGGCGCTCCCAGACGGAGTTGCGGCGGCGCTCCAGGACCTGGCGCAGCCGGTCGGCGAGCGGTGGGGGCAGGGCGTTGCGCTCGTCGGAGAGGAGTTCGTCGAGACGGGTCTCGGCGGCCCGCGACGCCTGTGCCTGGGCGTTGGCCTCGGCGAGTGTCTCGGCCTGCCGGTCCCGGCCGGGGAACTTCAGCAGCCGGATCAGCGGGGGCAGGGTCAGGCCCTGCACGACCAGGGTGCCGATGACGGTCGTGAAGGTCAGGAAGAGGATCAGGTTGTGCTGCGGGAAGGGGTGGCCGCCGTCCACGGTGAGCGGGATGGAGAAGGCGATGGCCAGGGAGACCACGCCCCGCATGCCGGCCCACGCGGTGACCATCGCGCCACGCCAGGTGGGGTTCTCCTCGCGTTCGCGGATCCGCGCGGACAGCATCCGGGGCACGAAGGCCGCCGGGTACACCCACACGAACCGGGCCGCGACGACGACCACGAAGAGCACGACGGCGTACCAGGCGGCGGTCGAGCCCTCGTACTCGCCGAGCCCCTTGAGGACGACCGGCAGCTGCAGGCCGATCAGGGCGAAGACCGCCGACTCCAGGATGAACGCGACCATCTTCCACACCGCCTCCTCCTGGAGCCGGGTGGCGAAGTCGACCTCCCACGCGCGGTGGCCCAGGTAGAGGGCGACGACCACGACCGCGAGGACTCCGGAGGCGTGCACCTGCTCGGCGACCCCGTAGGCGACGAACGGGATCAGCAGGGAGAGGGTGTTCTGCAGGAGGGGTTCCGACAGATGGGTGCGCAGCCAGTGCAGGGGCGCCATGAGGACGAGTCCGACGCCGACACCGCCGACCGCGGCGAGCAGGAACTCGCCGATGCCGCCCGCCCAGGTCGCGCCCTCGCCGACGGCCGCGGCCAGGGCCACCTTGTAGGCGGTGATCGCGGTGGCGTCGTTCAGCAGTGACTCGCCCTGCAGGATGGTGGTGATGCGGGAGGGCAGCCCGACCCGGCGCGCGATCGCGGTGGCGGCCACCGCGTCCGGGGGCGCCACGACCGCGCCCAGCACCAGAGCGGCGGTCAGCGGCATGTCGGGGATGATCAGATAGGCGGCCCAGCCGACGACGAAGGTCGCGAAGAGGACGTACCCCACCGACAGCAGCGCCACCGGTCTCAGCTGCGCGCGCAGGTCGAGGTAGGAGCTGTCGCTGGCCGAGGTGTAGAGCAGCGGCGGCAGCAGCAGCGGGAGGACCACGTCGGGGTCGAGGGTGTAGTCCGGGACCCCCGGGACGTAGGAGACCGCCAGCCCGGCCGCGACCAGGAGCAGGGGCGGCGGCACGGGCCCCCTGCGCGCCGCCGCGGCGACTGCGGCGCTGCCCGCGACCAGCAACAGCAGCGGCATCACATCCATGGTTCTCGCCCACCCTCGTTTCCGCGCGGTCCCCCGCACACCCGTCGTAATCTGGCAATCATGAAACAGTGCACGCACGCCCCCGCGCTGCCGCACCCGGAACCGGAGCCGCAGGACAAGACCTGCCGCGAGTGTCTGCGCGACGGCACGCATCCGGTACAGCTGCGGCTCTGCCTGACCTGCGGCCACGTCGCCTGCTGCGACTCCTCGCCGGGACGGCATGCGACGGAGCACCACGAGAGGTCCGGTCACCCGGTGATGCGGACCTTCGAGCCGGGCGAGGACTGGCGGTGGTGCTTCGTCGACCACGTCCTCGTCTGAGCAGCCGTCCGGCGGTGTTCCCGGTCGGCCGCGATTTCGTGTGACACTGCTTGCGGGACGCGACCGCACGACGGTTCGAGCATCTGACGTCTGGGTACGTCAACCCGGCGCGCCCTCTTCCCATTTGGGCACGCCCACCCTCTAGACACGGAGCGTATTCGCGGCTTTACTGTGAGTGACGCCAGGGGGTTGGGGTCCCGGGGACAGGAACGTTCGGAGCGCGATAGCGTCACCGCGGAACCACGTTCGCGTTACCCCCGAGGGGCGACCCTCGGCCCCGTAGAGCTTGTACCACCATGGAGGTGAGGGTGTCCCAGATCGCAGGCGAGCCCGTGACGAACCAGGACTTCGTGGAAGTCCGGCTTCCGGCTGCGGGTGCCTACCTGTCGGTGCTGCGGACGGCCACGGCCGGTCTGGCGGCCCGCTTGGACTTCACCCTGGACGAGATCGAGGACCTGCGCATCGCCGTCGACGAGGCCTGCGCGATCCTGCTCCAGCAGGCCGTCCCCGGCTCCGTGCTCAGCTGTGTCTTCCGGCTCGTCGACGACTCGCTGGAGGTCACGGTGTCGGCGCCGACCACGGACGGCCACGCCCCCTCGCGGGACACCTTCGCCTGGACCGTGCTGTCGGCCCTCGCGGGCAAGGTCTCCTCCGCCGTCGACGAGGACAAGACCGTGTCGATCAGCCTCTACAAACAGCGCGGCGCGGGCCCCGGCCCGGCGTGAGGAACGGGGACGGTCCGGTGCGGGACGAAGAGCGCGGCACACGGGAGCTGCCGGCCGGGGACGGGGGTGCCCCCTGGCCGACCGGCGCCGAGACGTCCGGGGAAGGCCCGCAGGCCGGTTCCCGGCGCATGGCGGACGGCATCGACGGCATCCCCGACCAGGCCAGGCCCCACCCGGAGGACACCTCCGCGGGGGCCGGCCGTGACGGTGCCGTGCAGGGCACACCTTCACGGGGACGCGGCGGGTCCGCCTCCGCCGGCCGTGCGAAGGCGGGGCCTCGGGGAAGGGCAACGGGCGGGCAGATGAGCGAGCACGAGCGGAACGCCGAGGACGACGCGCCGGGCGCGGAGGCCGTGCAGGCCCCCCACCACGACCCGCAGGACCGCAGCGGGGCGCGCGCGATGTTCGTCGAGCTGCGCAAGCTGAACGCGGGCAGCGCGGAGTACGCGGAGCTGCGCAACAAGCTCGTCCGGATGCACCTGCCGCTCGTCGAGCACCTGGCGCGCCGCTTCCGCAACCGCGGCGAGCCGCTGGACGACCTGACCCAGGTCGCCACGATCGGCCTGATCAAGTCGGTCGACCGCTTCGACCCCGAGCGCGGCGTGGAGTTCTCCACGTACGCCACCCCGACCGTCGTCGGCGAGATCAAGCGGCACTTCCGCGACAAGGGCTGGGCGGTCCGCGTGCCGCGCCGGCTTCAGGAACTGCGGCTCGCGCTGACCACGGCCACCGCCGAGCTGTCCCAGCTGCACGGCCGCTCCCCGACGGTCCACGAGCTGGCCGAGAAGCTCGCCATCTCCGAGGAGGAGGTCCTGGAGGGACTGGAGTCCGCGAACGCGTACTCCACCCTGTCCCTGGACGTCCCCGACACCGACGACGAGTCCCCGGCGGTCGCGGACACCCTCGGCGCCGAGGACGAGGCGCTCGAGGGCGTGGAGTACCGCGAGTCCCTCAAGCCGCTGCTGGAGGATCTGCCGCCGCGGGAGAAGCGCATCCTGCTGCTGCGCTTCTTCGGCAACATGACGCAGTCGCAGATCGCGCAGGAGGTCGGCATCTCGCAGATGCACGTCTCCCGGCTGCTCGCCCGCACGCTGGCCCAGCTGCGGGAGAAGCTGCTCGTGGAGGAGTAGGGCGCAGGAGTGGGGCGCCCGCCTACTCGGACCGGCCCGGTCCCTTGATACCGAGGGCCCGGGTCGTCTCGCCGTTGACGAGGAGCACCAGCGCCGCCACGGCGACCACCGCGAGGGCGATACCGGCCGGGATGGCCATGCTGTTCGACTGAAGCAGGCTGTAGGCCACCGGCAGGGCCATGATCTGCGTGATCACGGCAGGGCCCCGGCTCCAGCCGCGGCGCAGCAGCAATCCGCGCGCGGCGAGCAGCGGAAGCAGCCCGAGCACGGCCAGCGTGATGCCCAGGGTCACGGCCTGCTGCCGGTCGTCCGGATCACCGGTGATCCCGAGGACGAGCACCCACAGACCGCCGGCCACCAGGGCGGCGCCCTCCAGTCCGGCCAGCGCCGCCGCGTACGTCAGCCGGCGCGGACGCGGTCCTTCGGCCACGGCTGCGTCGGCGGTGTCGGGTGCGGGCTTCTGGTCACTGCTCACCCCAGAAGGGTAGCCGTCGGGCCGCCGCGGACGGGGTGGGGTCGCCCTCAGGTCACCGACAGGTCAACGGTCCGATCGACTGCCTGGCCACCCTCCGGGTCACCTGCCGGCACCGGCCGGCGGCTTGCAGTCGATACGCCCCGAGTGTCCAGCCTCACGCCCTCCCCTCTTACCGGATCCCTACCTCGGTCTGGGCCGGGTACCACCCAGTAGGTACGCTGCCATGCATGCGTGCACTTCTCGTGGTCAATCCGGCGGCAACCACCACAAGCGCACGCAGGCGTGATGTCCTGATCCACGCGCTGGCCAGTGAGATGAAGCTGGAGGCGGTCACCACCGAGTACCGCGGCCACGCCCGGGACCTCGGACGGCAGGCGGCGGAGAGCGACGACATCGACATGGTCGTGGCCCTCGGCGGCGACGGCACGGTGAACGAAGTGGTCAACGGCCTGCTGCACGCCGGCCCCGCCCCCGACCGGCTGCCCGGCCTCGCCGTCGTCCCCGGTGGTTCCACCAACGTCTTCGCCCGGGCCCTGGGCCTGCCCAACGATCCCGTCGAGGCCACCGGCGCCCTGCTGGACGCCCTGCGCGAGAACCGGGAACGGATCGTCGGCCTGGGCCTGACCTCCGGCACGCCGGGTACCGAGGACGAGGCGGTCCCGGACCGCTGGTTCACCTTCAACGCGGGGCTCGGCTTCGACGCGGGCGTGGTGGGCCGGGTCGAGCAGCAGCGCGAGCGCGGCAAGAAGTCGACGCACGCGCTGTACGTACGTCAGGTGGTGCGGCAGTTCCTCGGCGAGCCGCACCGCCGACACGGCACGATCACGCTCGACCAGCCCGGTGCGGACCCGATCGAGGATCTGGTCGTCGCCATAGTCTCGAACACGTCCCCGTGGACGTTCCTCGGCAATCGAGCCATGTACACGTCACCGAAGGCCTCGTTCGACACGGGCATCGACGTACTCGGCCTCAGCCGTCTGTCGACGGCCGCCGTCGCCCGGTATGGCACCCAGTTGCTCACTTCGTCCCCCGAGCGGGGACCTCATGGCAAGCATGCGGTCTCACTGCACGATCTGGACCGCTTCACCTTGCATTCGAAGGCTCCCCTGCCCCTCCAGATGGACGGTGACCACCTGGGGCTGCGAACGAGCGTGACGTTCACAGGCGTACGCCGCGCACTGCGTGTGATTGTGTGAGCGGAACGGGCGAAAGTCCTTTCACTCGAACGTTTAGACCAGGGTCCACCCCATGGAAGTACGGCTGTGACCCAGTCGACACCGAGGAATCAAAAAAAACTTTCCGGAAGGGGTTGTATCCGCCGCTGAGGTTTGCGAGTCTCTACGTGGTGATCGGGACGGCCCGCAGGACCGGCCTCCACTGATCACCAGAACCCCTCTTCAAACCAAGGACCACGCCGGGTGAAGACTCGGCGGTCGGCCCTTCACTTGTTGAGGGATTCGTGAAAGCGTTCACATTCACAAGCAACTTGCACGTAATACCAAGGAGAGGTAGCAGCCATGGACTGGCGTCACAACGCCGTTTGCCGCGAGGAAGACCCCGAGCTCTTCTTCCCCATCGGCAACACCGGTCCTGCGCTGCTGCAGATCGAGGAAGCCAAGGCCGTCTGCCGTCG of the Streptomyces sp. 1222.5 genome contains:
- a CDS encoding family 2B encapsulin nanocompartment shell protein, encoding MSVGEEVRTDQGKPQQSLGTAAARNLATTTKSVPQMQEISSRWLLRTLPWVDVQGGTYRVNRRLTYAVGDGRITFVKTGDQVEVIPAELGELPALRSYEDEEVLTELARRCRQRDFAPGEVIADFGNQTDEVYLLAHGRVEKVGTGPYGDDAVLGVLADGAYFGEQALVDPDAIWEFTARADTATTVLILSRQDFEQVAERSDSLRAHLEEVRAIPSQRTNKYGEKEVELAAGHAGEPDIPHTFVDYESRPREYELSIAQTVLRIHSRVADLYNQPMNQTEQQLRLTVEALKERQEHELVNNREFGLLNNCEYDQRIQPHDGVPSPDDLDELLSRRRGTKLLLAHPRAIAAIGRELNKRGLVPETVDMAGNRIPTWRGVPIYPCNKIPISEARTTSIIAMRTGEAEQGVIGLRQSGIPDEIEPSLSVRFMGINEQAIIKYLVTAYYSAAVLVPDALGVLENVEIGRWR
- a CDS encoding N-acetylmuramoyl-L-alanine amidase — its product is MAPPMSASGFLDALRAEGVTVVEVGDWKHHNRNHKGPWGPVHGVMIHHTVTRGSAHTVEVCRKGHPALPGPLCHGVITKDGTVHLVGYGRANHAGLGDDEVLRAVIAEKGLPPDNEANTDGNRHFYGFECENLGDGEDPWPEAQLDAIERVSAALCRRHGWTERSVIGHREWQPGKVDPRGFAMTWLRERIRERLKD
- a CDS encoding 1-aminocyclopropane-1-carboxylate deaminase/D-cysteine desulfhydrase, which produces MGGVTSPDVLAPRLPSPLHEVRDERFGRRGLRLLLKRDDLIHPELIGNKWRKLVPNVEAAGGRALVTFGGAWSNHLRATAAAGRLLGFPTVGVVRGHELADRPLNPSLTRCAADGMRLHFVDRSTYRHKSEPDTLAAILAAAGAREAYVVPEGGSNAEAVHGCRALGVELRGSAEVVAVACGTGGTLAGLAAGLAPGQRALGIPVLRGGFLEADVQALQERAFGARTGSWSVDDRFHCGGYARTTPELEAFAQDFEDRHGLPVERLYVAKMLYGLTTLAAEGAFARGTALAAVVTGRPSA
- a CDS encoding Na+/H+ antiporter — translated: MDVMPLLLLVAGSAAVAAAARRGPVPPPLLLVAAGLAVSYVPGVPDYTLDPDVVLPLLLPPLLYTSASDSSYLDLRAQLRPVALLSVGYVLFATFVVGWAAYLIIPDMPLTAALVLGAVVAPPDAVAATAIARRVGLPSRITTILQGESLLNDATAITAYKVALAAAVGEGATWAGGIGEFLLAAVGGVGVGLVLMAPLHWLRTHLSEPLLQNTLSLLIPFVAYGVAEQVHASGVLAVVVVALYLGHRAWEVDFATRLQEEAVWKMVAFILESAVFALIGLQLPVVLKGLGEYEGSTAAWYAVVLFVVVVAARFVWVYPAAFVPRMLSARIREREENPTWRGAMVTAWAGMRGVVSLAIAFSIPLTVDGGHPFPQHNLILFLTFTTVIGTLVVQGLTLPPLIRLLKFPGRDRQAETLAEANAQAQASRAAETRLDELLSDERNALPPPLADRLRQVLERRRNSVWERLGQTNPVTGESVDDTYRRLSREMISAEREVFVRLRDLRYIDDEMLRALLRRLDLEEAAAYREAG
- a CDS encoding UBP-type zinc finger domain-containing protein, whose product is MKQCTHAPALPHPEPEPQDKTCRECLRDGTHPVQLRLCLTCGHVACCDSSPGRHATEHHERSGHPVMRTFEPGEDWRWCFVDHVLV
- a CDS encoding anti-sigma regulatory factor — encoded protein: MSQIAGEPVTNQDFVEVRLPAAGAYLSVLRTATAGLAARLDFTLDEIEDLRIAVDEACAILLQQAVPGSVLSCVFRLVDDSLEVTVSAPTTDGHAPSRDTFAWTVLSALAGKVSSAVDEDKTVSISLYKQRGAGPGPA
- a CDS encoding RNA polymerase sigma factor SigF; protein product: MRDEERGTRELPAGDGGAPWPTGAETSGEGPQAGSRRMADGIDGIPDQARPHPEDTSAGAGRDGAVQGTPSRGRGGSASAGRAKAGPRGRATGGQMSEHERNAEDDAPGAEAVQAPHHDPQDRSGARAMFVELRKLNAGSAEYAELRNKLVRMHLPLVEHLARRFRNRGEPLDDLTQVATIGLIKSVDRFDPERGVEFSTYATPTVVGEIKRHFRDKGWAVRVPRRLQELRLALTTATAELSQLHGRSPTVHELAEKLAISEEEVLEGLESANAYSTLSLDVPDTDDESPAVADTLGAEDEALEGVEYRESLKPLLEDLPPREKRILLLRFFGNMTQSQIAQEVGISQMHVSRLLARTLAQLREKLLVEE
- a CDS encoding diacylglycerol kinase family protein, with the translated sequence MRALLVVNPAATTTSARRRDVLIHALASEMKLEAVTTEYRGHARDLGRQAAESDDIDMVVALGGDGTVNEVVNGLLHAGPAPDRLPGLAVVPGGSTNVFARALGLPNDPVEATGALLDALRENRERIVGLGLTSGTPGTEDEAVPDRWFTFNAGLGFDAGVVGRVEQQRERGKKSTHALYVRQVVRQFLGEPHRRHGTITLDQPGADPIEDLVVAIVSNTSPWTFLGNRAMYTSPKASFDTGIDVLGLSRLSTAAVARYGTQLLTSSPERGPHGKHAVSLHDLDRFTLHSKAPLPLQMDGDHLGLRTSVTFTGVRRALRVIV